A single genomic interval of Armigeres subalbatus isolate Guangzhou_Male chromosome 1, GZ_Asu_2, whole genome shotgun sequence harbors:
- the LOC134205954 gene encoding uncharacterized protein LOC134205954, whose amino-acid sequence MVQCDRCDTWWHFGCVGVDESVSERSFICPKCENSTSLLQSQPTTGVELIPPMDSISLTSRRSSVSNASARARLNLEKLEVKKALAEKTLNLERREQERKLELARLQNEGELERKKLELQREYEEERIRLMEEELVEEEERSVRSQQSSSSKVRQWRSQLQFGGACSTMRYPAANEARGERNVKMTTTTTTAASDVPVSQPLNSTSRLTEEAANNHQQAGDAGNGFEVQALPKAKTCIGTGAVPKQLPTSTPTGEIVKSFPPPSMPSACGYTDAENLIRLQRCLKGTALEAVRSRLLFPAAVPHVIATLETLYGKPEHLIFMLVKKVREVLAPKSDKLKTLIGFGMAIQNLCDHVEMGQQETHLNNLTLLYELTVDKIPSHLRLDWALFKQEAPVTNLRTFAQFMSRLVTAAADVTLHIEPRAMQKVKLEKPREKIFLGAHAGSKHINDATKMSGSQGHSGRSENSIVCLVCKDTGHKVRECKQFGDMTVDERWKTIQAYSLCRTCIGAHGKRPCKSKKLCDIEGCQAKHHTLLHSTQTRSEVSEPIRGIMNHHHAARSSLFRILPVTLFANNRSIVVYAFLDEGSSRTLIEEDVIKRLGVDGEPSPLCLQWTANIKRFEKNSRKVSLEIAGGSKNYRYQLFDAQTVNRLDLPRQSMRYAEMVAKYPYLEGLPIEDYANAVPKILIGNDHSHLGASLKIREGNPQEPIAAKSRLGWTIYGSVSGASERALSFHICSCETNASLHELVKKYFSIESLGVKAIDCPESKEVQRANRILQHTTRRVGQRYETGLIWKYDTIKFPDSYQMAKKRMLCLERRMAKNSIIGNSVKKQMIEYQEKGYIHPATEAEMKEADPQKIWYLPLGVALNPKKPDKIRIFCDAAAMVEGVSLNSMLLKGPDLISSLPVVLFGFREKRYAICADIKEMFHQIQIRKEDRNAQRLLWRDDTETEPVTYIMDVATFGSTCSPCSAQYVKNLNASSQAVEFPRAADAIIRKHYVDDYLDSADTIDEAVQLAKDVRTVHFRGGFHIRNWMSNSGEVLRRVGETSSATKKDLVLDRTSATERILGMLWSPEQDEFSYSASMLVAQQRPTKRIVLRVVMSLFDPLGLMSFFVIHGKILIQDIWRAKTEWDEPIPEKLCQRWWQWTKLCEQLDCIRIARCYFPDRHTNEFLSLQLHVFVDASEGAYACVAYLRAEYDGTVECALVAAKSKVAPLKSLSIPRLELQAAVLGVRLQKMIRQAHGLAIGECFYHTDSKNVLAWIKSDHRNYRQFVAVRVGEILTESTEQEWRWVPSKENVADDATKSGSLAQYGVVEFHSDNGTNFVGASNDLRKELTNVNAELAETFTNSTTRWCFIPPSAPHMGGAWERLVRSIKTALQAMYTTRIPDEETFGTLIVEAESIVNSRPLTFVPVDPNQEEALTPNHFLLLSSRGVTQPVKSLAEPGQACKSSWNLCRIMVDSFWRRWIREYLPTIARRTKWFEEVKPVDVGDLVIVVTEVARNGWIRGRIIEVIRGRDGRIRQAVVQTSKGVIRRPIAKLAVLDVMNSNVAQKKSGTSYESGNVENRC is encoded by the exons ATGGTCCAATGTGACCGATGCGATACTTGGTGGCACTTCGGATGCGTCGGAGTGGATGAGAGCGTCAGCGAGAGGAGCTTTATCTGCCCCAAATGCGAGAATTCCACTTCGCTGCTACAGTCGCAGCCCACAACTGGCGTAGAGCTAATACCACCCATGGATAGTATATCTCTGACGTCCAGAAGATCGTCCGTTTCGAATGCGAGTGCGCGAGCTCGTCTAAACCTAGAGAAACTCGAAGTTAAGAAAGCCCTAGCCGAGAAGACGTTAAATCTGGAACGTCGTGAACAGGAGCGAAAGCTCGAGCTTGCTCGTCTGCAGAATGAAGGAGAACTGGAACGGAAGAAGCTTGAATTGCAACGGGAGTATGAAGAAGAGAGGATTCGTTTGATGGAGGAAGAGCTAGTGGAAGAAGAGGAACGAAGCGTACGTTCTCAGCAAAGCAGCAGTAGTAAGGTACGACAGTGGAGAAGTCAATTGCAGTTCGGTGGGGCCTGTTCGACGATGCGATACCCTGCAGCGAATGAGGCACGAGGCGAACGCAATGTGAAAATGACCACTACGACGACTACGGCGGCTTCTGATGTACCTGTGTCCCAGCCGCTAAACTCGACATCACGCCTCACTGAAGAAGCAGCAAATAACCACCAGCAAGCCGGTGACGCTGGCAACGGATTTGAGGTACAGGCCCTGCCGAAAGCGAAGACGTGTATTGGGACTGGAGCAGTTCCAAAACAGCTTCCTACCAGCACACCGACTGGCGAAATAGTAAAGTCTTTCCCTCCCCCATCGATGCCTTCG GCTTGCGGCTATACCGATGCGGAAAACTTGATACGTCTTCAACGCTGTTTGAAGGGTACGGCATTGGAAGCGGTTAGAAGTCGATTGCTGTTTCCTGCTGCAGTTCCTCATGTCATCGCTACGTTGGAGACCTTGTATGGAAAGCCGGAACATCTTATTTTCATGTTGGTGAAAAAGGTTCGTGAGGTGCTAGCACCGAAATCGGATAAACTGAAAACGCTGATTGGCTTCGGCATGGCGATACAAAACCTATGTGATCACGTAGAAATGGGACAACAAGAAACACATCTCAACAACCTTACTCTTCTGTACGAACTAACAGTTGACAAGATTCCATCACACTTAAGGTTGGATTGGGCGCTGTTTAAGCAGGAAGCACCGGTAACCAACCTGCGAACTTTCGCTCAGTTTATGTCGAGACTTGTGACTGCCGCAGCGGACGTGACTCTACACATAGAACCAAGAGCAATGCAGAAGGTAAAGCTGGAGAAACCCagagaaaagatttttttgggaGCGCACGCCGGATCAAAACACATCAACGATGCGACGAAGATGAGCGGGTCACAAGGGCACTCAGGACGATCGGAAAATTCTATTGTCTGTCTAGTGTGCAAGGATACAGGACATAAGGTCAGGGAATGCAAGCAATTTGGTGATATGACGGTAGATGAGCGGTGGAAAACTATTCAAGCTTATTCACTTTGTCGAACTTGTATCGGCGCTCATGGGAAACGACCATGCAAGTCTAAAAAGTTGTGTGATATAGAAGGGTGTCAAGCAAAACATCATACTCTTCTACACTCGACTCAAACCCGTTCAGAAGTATCAGAACCTATTCGTGGAATTATGAATCATCATCACGCAGCTCGTTCCAGTCTATTTCGTATTCTTCCAGTAACACTATTCGCTAACAATCGTTCTATCGTGGTATACGCTTTTCTCGATGAGGGATCGTCACGAACACTGATTGAGGAGGATGTCATCAAGCGACTAGGGGTAGACGGAGAACCTAGCCCGTTATGCCTTCAATGGACGGCGAACATCAAGAGATTTGAGAAGAACTCGAGGAAGGTTAGCCTGGAGATAGCAGGAGGCAGCAAGAATTACCGATACCAGCTGTTCGATGCACAAACCGTGAACCGACTGGATCTGCCTCGGCAGTCAATGCGCTATGCAGAGATGGTGGCGAAGTATCCCTATTTGGAAGGATTGCCTATCGAGGATTATGCAAATGCCGTTCCGAAAATACTGATCGGCAATGACCATTCGCATCTAGGAGCTAGTTTGAAGATAAGAGAAGGGAACCCACAAGAACCAATTGCCGCCAAATCACGTCTAGGATGGACCATCTATGGATCGGTATCCGGAGCAAGCGAGAGAGCTCTAAGTTTTCACATTTGCAGTTGTGAAACAAACGCTTCTCTTCATGAATTGGTGAAGAAATATTTCTCCATCGAAAGCCTGGGAGTGAAGGCCATTGACTGTCCGGAATCGAAAGAAGTTCAGAGAGCTAATCGAATTCTGCAGCATACTACGAGGCGCGTCGGACAGCGATATGAAACAGGCCTCATATGGAAGTACGACACGATTAAATTTCCCGACAGTTATCAAATGGCCAAGAAACGAATGCTTTGTTTGGAGCGACGAATGGCTAAGAATTCGATAATAGGAAACAGCGttaagaaacaaatgattgaaTACCAAGAAAAGGGGTATATACATCCAGCGACCGAAGCGGAAATGAAGGAAGCTGACCCTCAGAAAATCTGGTACTTACCACTAGGCGTTGCTCTGAATCCCAAAAAGCCGGATAAAATCCGAATATTCTGCGATGCAGCAGCTATGGTGGAAGGAGTCTCACTAAACTCCATGCTGTTGAAGGGACCAGATCTGATTAGTTCTCTACCTGTGGTACTgtttggattccgggagaaaCGCTACGCAATCTGCGCCGACATCAAAGAGATGTTCCATCAGATTCAAATAAGAAAAGAGGACCGGAACGCTCAGCGGCTGTTGTGGAGAGATGATACAGAAACCGAACCAGTAACGTACATTATGGACGTGGCCACATTTGGCTCCACATGCTCCCCTTGTTCCGCCCAGTATGTTAAAAATCTGAATGCTTCCTCTCAAGCGGTAGAGTTCCCAAGGGCGGCCGATGCTATAATCAGGAAACATTATGTCGACGACTACCTGGATAGTGCAGACACAATAGACGAAGCAGTGCAGCTGGCGAAGGATGTACGGACCGTACATTTTCGGGGTGGATTTCATATCAGAAACTGGATGTCAAACTCCGGAGAAGTACTCAGACGAGTCGGGGAAACCAgttcagcaacaaaaaaggaCCTCGTGCTAGATAGAACCAGTGCTACGGAACGGATTCTCGGAATGCTATGGAGCCCCGAGCAAGATGAGTTCAGCTATTCTGCTAGTATGCTAGTAGCTCAGCAGCGTCCGACCAAGCGCATAGTTCTCCGAGTGGTGATGAGTCTGTTTGACCCTTTAGGACTCATGTCATTCTTTGTCATTCACGGCAAGATTCTAATTCAGGATATTTGGAGAGCGAAGACAGAGTGGGATGAACCTATCCCCGAGAAGCTGTGTCAGCGTTGGTGGCAGTGGACAAAGTTGTGTGAACAATTGGATTGTATtcgcattgctcgttgctacttCCCGGATCGGCACACGAACGAGTTCCTATCGTTACAGCTCCACGTTTTCGTTGACGCCAGTGAAGGAGCCTATGCCTGCGTGGCGTACTTGAGAGCTGAATACGATGGAACGGTGGAATGTGCACTTGTGGCCGCTAAGTCAAAAGTTGCGCCTCTGAAATCTTTATCGATTCCACGCTTGGAGCTTCAAGCGGCTGTACTCGGAGTACGCTTACAGAAAATGATCCGCCAGGCGCACGGTCTGGCAATAGGGGAGTGTTTCTACCATACCGACTCTAAGAATGTATTGGCGTGGATTAAGTCGGATCACCGCAACTATCGACAGTTTGTGGCCGTAAGGGTTGGAGAAATCCTGACTGAATCAACCGAACAGGAGTGGCGCTGGGTCCCATCTAAGGAAAACGTTGCAGATGACGCCACAAA AAGTGGTTCACTCGCTCAGTACGGAGTCGTGGAATTTCACAGCGACAATGGCACTAACTTTGTCGGTGCCAGTAATGATCTACGAAAAGAGCTGACCAATGTTAATGCTGAGCTTGCAGAGACGTTCACCAACTCTACTACGAGATGGTGCTTCATTCCACCGTCGGCGCCACACATGGGCGGAGCATGGGAGAGGCTTGTTAGATCTATCAAGACAGCCCTGCAAGCTATGTATACTACTAGGATCCCAGATGAGGAAACTTTCGGGACTCTTATCGTGGAGGCAGAATCGATCGTGAATTCTAGACCTCTAACCTTTGTTCCGGTGGATCCAAACCAGGAGGAAGCACTAACTCCAAACCACTTCCTCTTGTTAAGTTCAAGGGGAGTAACGCAACCGGTGAAATCTTTAGCGGAACCAGGACAAGCCTGTAAAAGCAGCTGGAATTTATGCCGTATCATGGTCGACTCGTTTTGGAGACGATGGATCCGGGAATACCTTCCCACGATAGCTAGAAGAACTAAATGGTTCGAAGAAGTTAAACCAGTGGACGTAGGAGACTTGGTTATAGTTGTAACCGAAGTGGCACGCAATGGATGGATCAGAGGACGTATTATTGAAGTTATTCGAGGACGTGACGGGAGAATTCGACAGGCGGTTGTGCAGACTTCAAAGGGAGTGATCCGTCGGCCGATTGCAAAGTTGGCTGTATTGGATGTAATGAATAGTAACGTTGCCCAGAAGAAGTCAGGGACAAGTTACGAGTCGGGGaatgttgagaaccgctgttga
- the LOC134221702 gene encoding phenoloxidase-activating factor 3-like, whose product MIRIVGAVVLFVGIASAAEVFTNAQFQCGIPKNANTLLIVNGVDAKISEWPWHAAVRQHTAQGKPEYVCGGSLVSERFVVTAAHCTMDAEKPNKKVQLSVQLGVNAVGSPDGKVFNVQKIHRHPGFSLQDLKDDIALLELESPVPFSESILPVCMSERTSLEPGKIGAVVGWGFTENDIKSTTLKLAKLPVIEEIECKRKEPELYGRVLTNKVFCAGYTNGTSACNGDSGGGIVFERGDAWYLGGIVSFTKAKEGEERCLATTYTVFTKVTSYLDWIEGVTNTDFSNEYGIEKIVPCSVAGQSNGNCVPVQQCRNLFDELKSPLLTKEIAKELSTRVCELRGIRRSICCDPKEVERIPIHRNAILLPRECGVAKRAQPTTTAGRAGVLEFPWIAMVRSSKATPDNDPYCTGSLINNRYVLTSAACVRSKERKDLDYVRLGEHTVNTQRDCDTFTDPKTRQSVQECAPAPVEVKAVLPFTIHPQAGKPFRGNDFALVRMVDKVQFSDNIQPVCLPIREDLRNHLPNDFVLSMFEITNTNNQYTQELYKTRSVFTEREECEERFEDYGYTPWVTDKMFCALAQGPNYICSPHIGAPLVAMVQQGSVMRAVQYGLSMMGPSNCTIAQTIAKTYIRVALYVDWILENIQK is encoded by the exons ATGATTAGAATTGTAGGTGCGGTGGTTCTCTTCGTGGGGATCGCATCCGCAGCGGAGGTATTCACGAACGCTCAGTTCCAGTGCGGCATTCCCAAGAATGCCAATACGCTGTTGATCGTCAACGGTGTGGACGCCAAGATCAGCGAATGGCCATGGCATGCTGCGGTTCGGCAACACACCGCCCAAGGAAAGCCGGAGTATGTTTGCGGTGGATCGCTGGTCAGCGAGAGGTTCGTGGTGACTGCCGCCCACTGTACGATGGACGCGGAAAAGCCGAACAAGAAGGTTCAACTGTCGGTGCAGTTGGGAGTGAATGCCGTTGGGTCACCTGATGGAAAGGTTTTCAACGTACAGAAGATTCACCGGCATCCCGGGTTCTCGTTGCAAGATTTGAAAGACGACATTGCGTTGCTCGAACTGGAAAGTCCGGTTCCGTTCAGTGAATCTATTCTACCGGTTTGCATGAGTGAAAGGACTagtctagagcctggtaagatTGGAGCCGTCGTAGGTTGGGGATTCACCGAGAACGATATTAAATCTACTACTCTGAAGCTTGCGAAGTTGCCAGTGATTGAGGAAATCGAATGTAAGCGTAAGGAACCGGAATTGTACGGCAGGGTGTTGACGAATAAGGTCTTCTGCGCGGGATACACGAATGGGACATCAGCCTGTAATGGAGATAGCGGTGGTGGCATTGTCTTTGAACGAGGTGACGCATGGTACTTGGGAGGCATCGTATCGTTCACCAAAGCCAAAGAAGGCGAAGAGCGATGTCTTGCAACTACGTACACCGTATTTACCAAGGTGACATCATACTTGGACTGGATTGAAGGTGTTACAAATACGGATTTCAGTAACGAATATGGTATTGAGA AAATCGTCCCATGTTCTGTCGCTGGACAGTCGAACGGAAACTGCGTCCCAGTGCAGCAGTGCCGAAACCTCTTCGATGAACTGAAGTCTCCATTACTGACCAAGGAAATCGCCAAAGAACTGAGCACGCGGGTGTGCGAACTTCGAGGAATACGTCGCAGCATATGTTGCGATCCCAAAGAAGTGGAGCGAATTCCCATTCATCGCAATGCCATTCTCCTACCCCGAGAATGTGGGGTTGCTAAGCGAGCACAACCAACGACGACCGCCGGCAGGGCAGGAGTGCTCGAGTTCCCATGGATTGCAATGGTGCGATCCAGCAAGGCCACTCCCGACAATGATCCGTACTGCACCGGATCGTTGATCAACAACCGTTACGTACTGACTTCAGCCGCTTGTGTGAGATCCAAGGAGCGCAAGGATCT tGATTATGTTCGACTTGGAGAACACACTGTGAATACCCAAAGAGATTGTGACACTTTCACAGATCCAAAAACGCGCCAGTCAGTGCAGGAATGtgctccagctccagttgaAGTTAAAGCCGTTTTACCATTCACAATCCATCCGCAGGCCGGAAAACCTTTCCGTGGCAATGATTTTGCTTTGGTACGAATGGTCGACAAGGTTCAATTTTCTG ACAACATCCAGCCGGTCTGCCTTCCGATTCGCGAGGACCTCCGAAACCACCTCCCCAACGATTTCGTCCTCTCGATGTTCGAGATCACCAACACCAACAACCAGTACACGCAGGAGCTGTACAAAACGCGATCGGTCTTCACCGAGCGCGAGGAATGTGAGGAACGCTTCGAGGACTACGGCTACACGCCGTGGGTGACGGACAAGATGTTCTGCGCCCTGGCGCAGGGACCCAACTACATCTGCTCGCCGCACATTGGGGCGCCACTGGTGGCGATGGTGCAGCAGGGATCGGTTATGCGCGCCGTTCAGTACGGCCTGTCGATGATGGGACCGAGCAACTGCACGATCGCGCAAACCATTGCAAAGACGTACATCCGGGTGGCGCTGTACGTGGACTGGATTCTGGAGAACATTCAAAAGTAG